The following are encoded together in the Variovorax sp. PBS-H4 genome:
- a CDS encoding phage fiber-tail adaptor protein produces MAILGKQRKQPRETWDYDIDYAGDMPVGDKVVSASASVVCITDPTDTALTKGSVTFTDLASKVWLSGGTDKHSYKITVFATTEGGRELEDEFILNVKED; encoded by the coding sequence ATGGCAATTCTCGGAAAGCAGCGCAAGCAGCCGCGCGAAACCTGGGACTACGACATCGACTACGCGGGCGACATGCCCGTGGGCGACAAGGTGGTATCCGCCAGCGCATCGGTGGTGTGCATCACCGACCCCACCGACACCGCGCTCACCAAGGGCTCCGTGACCTTCACGGATCTGGCGTCCAAGGTGTGGCTCTCGGGTGGCACCGACAAGCACAGCTACAAGATCACCGTTTTCGCGACGACGGAAGGCGGGCGAGAGCTCGAGGACGAATTCATCCTCAACGTCAAGGAGGACTGA
- a CDS encoding phage tail fiber protein codes for MSFNTTFANDLLKLILQATAIANLADNAVTSPLTSLYMALHTADPGASGTQSTNEISYTGYARVAIVRTAVGWTVTNNTASPAANIDFGEMTAGTGGTVTHVSVGIASSGATKILLRGTLTPNIVVANGVTPRVKSTSVITVVTS; via the coding sequence ATGTCCTTCAACACCACCTTCGCGAATGACCTCCTGAAGCTCATCCTTCAGGCCACGGCCATCGCCAACCTCGCCGACAACGCGGTGACTTCGCCGCTGACCTCGCTGTATATGGCGCTGCACACGGCCGACCCGGGCGCCTCCGGCACGCAGAGCACCAACGAAATCAGCTACACGGGCTACGCGCGCGTGGCGATCGTGCGCACGGCCGTCGGTTGGACCGTGACCAACAACACCGCGAGCCCGGCCGCAAACATCGACTTCGGCGAAATGACCGCGGGCACGGGCGGCACCGTCACCCACGTGTCGGTCGGCATCGCCTCGAGCGGCGCGACCAAGATCCTGCTGCGCGGCACGCTCACGCCGAACATCGTTGTCGCGAACGGCGTCACGCCTCGCGTGAAGTCGACCAGCGTTATCACGGTCGTGACCTCGTAA
- a CDS encoding phage adaptor protein, translating into MKASRVITQARVLLNDPDKVRWTDAELLGWLNGGQLQLVAVRPDAKSTTIDHTLIAGVEQTIGASGVRVLDVIRNVGGRAITLVSRDQLNEFDPDWYSARPGAAIKHYTFDANAPKAFEVYPPATAGMKVRLLQSVLPTDCASLDADVDLVSAELFEGALIDFVCYRAWSKDGDANPDAQRAANAIATFLQALTGKSQSDQATRPARK; encoded by the coding sequence ATGAAGGCCTCCCGCGTCATCACCCAGGCTCGCGTCCTGCTGAACGACCCCGACAAGGTGCGGTGGACGGACGCCGAGCTGCTGGGCTGGCTGAACGGAGGCCAGCTTCAACTCGTGGCCGTGCGGCCCGATGCCAAGTCCACGACCATCGATCACACGCTGATCGCGGGCGTGGAGCAGACCATCGGCGCCAGCGGCGTGCGCGTGCTGGACGTGATCCGCAATGTGGGCGGGCGCGCCATCACTCTCGTGTCGCGCGACCAACTCAACGAGTTCGACCCGGACTGGTACAGCGCGCGTCCTGGCGCCGCGATCAAGCACTACACGTTCGACGCCAACGCGCCCAAGGCCTTCGAGGTCTACCCGCCCGCGACGGCCGGCATGAAGGTGCGCCTTCTGCAATCCGTGCTGCCCACCGACTGCGCATCGCTCGATGCCGACGTGGATCTGGTCAGCGCCGAGCTCTTCGAGGGCGCACTCATCGACTTCGTGTGCTACCGCGCATGGAGCAAGGACGGCGATGCGAACCCGGACGCCCAGCGCGCGGCCAACGCGATCGCCACGTTCCTCCAGGCCCTCACCGGCAAGTCGCAATCTGACCAGGCCACGCGGCCCGCACGCAAATGA
- a CDS encoding N4-gp56 family major capsid protein: MRTLIGVNDPQAVKKWASLMAVAINKASYWSKKFVGEGKDARLPIQRIDDLESGAGDEVSVDLLMPMNMEPLVGDETLDGKEQALKYFTDRLRIDQVRGGADLGSRMTKKRTLRNLRQDAKRVSTDWWKRLQDELYFIYLSGSRGTGGGMVWSAGNPIFNVNALTAPDAMHQMYGGAATSKASLVVGDTFKLRVIDKAVAKAETMGGDGSDELSMIPVSIEGGDHYIALMHTYQADSMRQDAGTGGWLDIQKAAAAAEGNKNPIFTGALGLYNDVVLHKHRNVIRFSDYGAGANVSAARALFLGSQAAMVAFGDNETGTRYRWTEETKDHGNSVAIGTHSIMGVKKATYKSKDGVTVRDFGVIAIDTANVDPNA, translated from the coding sequence GTGCGTACCTTGATCGGGGTCAACGACCCTCAAGCAGTCAAAAAGTGGGCCTCGCTGATGGCAGTTGCCATCAACAAAGCGTCCTACTGGTCCAAGAAGTTCGTTGGCGAAGGCAAGGATGCCCGCCTCCCCATCCAGCGCATTGACGACCTCGAATCAGGCGCTGGCGATGAGGTGTCCGTCGACCTGCTGATGCCCATGAACATGGAGCCGTTGGTGGGCGATGAAACCCTCGACGGCAAGGAGCAGGCGCTCAAGTACTTCACCGATCGCCTGCGCATCGACCAGGTGCGCGGTGGTGCCGACCTCGGCTCGCGCATGACCAAGAAGCGCACCCTGCGCAACCTGCGCCAGGATGCCAAGCGCGTCTCGACCGACTGGTGGAAGCGCCTGCAGGACGAGCTCTACTTCATCTACCTCTCGGGCTCGCGTGGCACCGGCGGCGGCATGGTGTGGAGCGCCGGCAACCCCATCTTCAACGTGAATGCGTTGACCGCTCCCGACGCGATGCACCAGATGTACGGCGGCGCCGCTACGTCGAAGGCCTCGCTGGTCGTGGGTGACACCTTCAAGCTGCGCGTGATCGACAAGGCAGTGGCGAAGGCCGAGACGATGGGCGGCGACGGCTCCGACGAGCTCTCGATGATCCCGGTGTCCATCGAAGGCGGCGACCACTACATCGCCCTGATGCACACGTACCAAGCGGACAGCATGCGCCAGGACGCAGGCACCGGTGGTTGGCTGGACATCCAGAAGGCCGCGGCTGCCGCCGAAGGCAACAAGAACCCGATCTTCACGGGCGCCCTGGGCCTTTACAACGATGTCGTGCTGCACAAGCACCGCAACGTGATCCGTTTCAGCGATTACGGCGCAGGCGCCAACGTGAGCGCCGCTCGCGCCCTGTTCCTGGGCTCGCAGGCTGCCATGGTTGCCTTCGGCGACAACGAGACCGGCACCCGGTACCGCTGGACCGAGGAAACCAAGGACCACGGCAACTCCGTCGCGATCGGCACGCACTCGATCATGGGTGTGAAGAAGGCCACGTACAAGTCCAAGGACGGTGTGACCGTCCGCGACTTCGGCGTGATCGCCATCGACACCGCCAACGTCGACCCCAACGCCTGA
- a CDS encoding DUF2829 domain-containing protein, whose translation MSENKVIIPTVGRRVWYYPHPLSGASGFVCHNQNVPMDAGIVYVWSDRCVNLDVTDHAGNHHAFTSVDLWHGNGDRPNGAFCEWMPYQKGQASKPDDIKALVAAALAELLKPGPIEVVPRAKSDISYAPYERVQVEHTDKGWRIAGLTFGAAIRHLKDGDRVARKGWNGKGMFVYYVPAASYPAQTGAAKAHFGDGAMVPYNAYLALKGVDGSISTWVPSINDVLAEDWVVL comes from the coding sequence ATGAGCGAAAACAAGGTCATCATCCCCACCGTCGGACGCCGCGTCTGGTACTACCCGCACCCGCTATCCGGCGCCAGTGGGTTCGTCTGCCACAACCAGAACGTGCCCATGGACGCGGGCATCGTGTACGTGTGGAGCGATCGTTGCGTCAACCTCGACGTGACCGACCACGCCGGCAATCACCATGCGTTCACCAGCGTGGATCTCTGGCACGGCAATGGGGACCGGCCGAACGGTGCCTTCTGCGAGTGGATGCCCTACCAGAAGGGGCAGGCCTCGAAGCCGGACGACATCAAAGCGCTGGTGGCCGCCGCGCTGGCCGAGTTGTTGAAGCCGGGCCCGATCGAAGTGGTGCCGCGCGCCAAGTCGGATATCTCGTATGCGCCATACGAACGGGTGCAGGTCGAGCACACCGACAAGGGCTGGCGCATCGCCGGGCTGACCTTCGGCGCCGCCATCCGCCACCTGAAAGATGGCGATCGCGTGGCGCGCAAGGGCTGGAACGGCAAGGGCATGTTCGTCTACTACGTGCCGGCAGCCTCCTACCCCGCGCAGACCGGCGCCGCCAAGGCCCATTTCGGCGACGGCGCGATGGTCCCCTACAACGCCTACCTCGCGCTCAAGGGCGTGGACGGCAGCATCAGCACCTGGGTGCCCAGCATCAACGACGTGCTGGCCGAAGACTGGGTGGTGCTCTGA
- a CDS encoding portal protein has product MFDDLSSTVSAPPAEGQARGEGDSLTQSIKAASAQDGTPDSGSRHRHHVLMDLLEYEAERQAEERIQAQIDEDYYDHLQWRPEDARALMDRGQAPLVFNESRQTIDWISGTEKRMRKDYKVLPREQDDEQGAELKTKLIKYTDDANLTQWHHSKAFKQAATAGISWLEEGVNPDPEQEIIYSSMEDWRNVFRDSHSRNIDMNVDARYLFRRRVIDLDYSIALLPKHEAHLRAMAGRMDEDQEGDDIWYLGRKLTGASETEWAGENLNGFGDRAAYMARNGYFDYARRRSVELLECWYKVPERVKVFATSRLQGKVVNPADPQHAEAIQANTQTYEAVKMRMRLMIATKSAPMIDMASPFRHGRFLLVPIFAYRRARDGMAYGPMRGMRDIQDDLNKRRSKALYALSSNRIVMDHGAVDDIEDTRLEAARPDGIIVKAVGKDLKFEKPVGDYQGNLELAAQDSQLLRNVGGVTNENLGQDTNAQSGKAIGLKQDQGQLTTGELFDNYLLAKRQAGRLRLSHIEQFYTEEKAIRIVGNRKPIEWLTINKFDPATGQILDDVTAREADFHVDTQDYRASLAQAALEQMFDLLGKIAAFAPQVVLNVLDLVVETADLKDKDEWVARIRKLNGQRDPSKPPTPEEQAIEKATIDKQQEQEQLATDTAKAQLAQIQANVDVLRAQMSKMDVEGVLKRVESMYSALQAAQIVAQVPGVVPAADEIAKSAGLEDKNPGGIPQAQAMAQAIAPPQSLGIAQPADGAALESQPPSPLEGAQGGMETLTGADNAPPPAAIDPAAIPPQ; this is encoded by the coding sequence ATGTTCGACGATCTTTCCAGCACCGTTTCCGCGCCCCCGGCCGAGGGCCAAGCCCGTGGCGAGGGCGACAGCCTCACCCAGTCGATCAAGGCCGCGAGCGCCCAGGACGGCACGCCGGACTCGGGCAGCCGGCACCGCCACCACGTGCTGATGGACCTGCTCGAGTACGAAGCGGAGCGCCAGGCCGAAGAGCGCATTCAGGCACAGATCGACGAGGACTACTACGACCACTTGCAGTGGCGCCCCGAGGACGCACGCGCACTGATGGACCGTGGGCAGGCCCCGCTCGTGTTCAACGAGAGCCGGCAGACCATCGACTGGATCAGCGGCACCGAGAAGCGCATGCGCAAGGATTACAAGGTGCTGCCGCGCGAGCAGGACGACGAGCAGGGTGCCGAGCTCAAGACCAAGCTCATCAAGTACACCGACGACGCCAACCTCACCCAGTGGCACCACTCGAAGGCGTTCAAGCAGGCGGCCACCGCGGGCATTTCCTGGCTGGAAGAGGGCGTGAACCCCGATCCCGAGCAGGAAATCATCTACTCGTCGATGGAGGACTGGCGCAACGTCTTCCGCGACAGCCACAGCCGCAACATCGACATGAACGTCGACGCGCGCTACCTGTTCCGCCGCCGCGTCATCGACCTCGATTACTCGATTGCCCTGCTGCCGAAGCACGAGGCCCATCTGCGCGCCATGGCCGGGCGCATGGACGAGGATCAGGAGGGCGATGACATCTGGTACCTGGGCCGCAAGCTCACCGGCGCCAGCGAGACGGAGTGGGCAGGGGAGAACCTGAACGGCTTCGGCGATCGCGCGGCCTACATGGCGCGCAATGGCTACTTCGACTATGCCCGCCGCCGCAGCGTGGAGCTGCTCGAGTGCTGGTACAAGGTGCCCGAGCGCGTGAAGGTGTTCGCGACCTCGAGGCTGCAAGGCAAGGTAGTGAACCCGGCCGACCCGCAGCACGCCGAGGCGATCCAGGCCAACACGCAGACCTATGAGGCGGTCAAGATGCGCATGCGTCTGATGATCGCCACGAAGTCGGCGCCCATGATCGACATGGCGAGCCCGTTCCGGCACGGCCGCTTCCTGCTGGTACCCATCTTCGCCTACCGCCGCGCCCGCGATGGCATGGCCTACGGCCCGATGCGCGGCATGCGCGACATTCAGGACGACCTCAACAAGCGCCGCTCGAAGGCGCTCTACGCCCTGAGCTCGAATCGCATCGTCATGGACCATGGCGCGGTCGACGACATCGAGGACACGCGCCTCGAGGCTGCCCGGCCCGACGGCATCATCGTCAAGGCCGTCGGCAAGGATCTGAAATTCGAGAAGCCGGTGGGCGACTACCAGGGCAATCTCGAGCTCGCCGCGCAGGACAGCCAGCTCCTGCGCAACGTGGGCGGCGTGACCAACGAGAACCTGGGCCAGGACACGAATGCGCAGTCCGGCAAGGCGATCGGCCTCAAGCAGGACCAGGGCCAGCTCACCACCGGCGAGCTCTTCGACAACTACCTGCTGGCGAAGCGCCAGGCCGGCCGGTTGCGCCTCTCCCACATCGAGCAGTTCTACACCGAGGAAAAGGCCATCCGCATCGTGGGCAACCGCAAGCCGATCGAGTGGCTGACCATCAACAAGTTCGACCCGGCCACCGGCCAGATCCTCGACGACGTGACCGCGCGCGAGGCGGACTTCCACGTGGACACGCAGGACTACCGCGCATCGCTGGCGCAGGCCGCGCTCGAGCAGATGTTCGACCTGCTGGGCAAGATTGCCGCCTTCGCGCCCCAGGTGGTGCTCAACGTGCTCGACCTCGTGGTGGAGACGGCCGACCTCAAGGACAAGGACGAGTGGGTGGCGCGCATTCGCAAGCTCAACGGCCAGCGCGACCCGAGCAAGCCGCCGACGCCCGAAGAGCAGGCCATCGAGAAGGCGACCATCGACAAGCAGCAGGAGCAGGAGCAGCTCGCCACCGACACCGCCAAGGCCCAGCTCGCGCAGATCCAGGCCAATGTCGACGTGCTGCGCGCGCAGATGAGCAAGATGGACGTGGAAGGCGTGCTCAAGCGCGTGGAGTCCATGTATTCCGCCCTGCAGGCCGCTCAGATCGTGGCCCAGGTGCCCGGCGTGGTGCCGGCAGCCGACGAGATTGCCAAGAGCGCAGGCCTCGAGGACAAGAACCCGGGCGGCATCCCCCAGGCCCAGGCCATGGCCCAGGCCATCGCACCGCCGCAGAGCCTCGGCATCGCCCAGCCCGCCGACGGCGCGGCCCTCGAATCCCAGCCCCCCAGCCCGCTCGAGGGCGCGCAGGGCGGCATGGAAACGCTTACCGGCGCGGACAACGCGCCACCACCCGCGGCCATTGACCCGGCCGCAATTCCCCCGCAGTGA
- a CDS encoding terminase large subunit domain-containing protein, with product MLELPAPTRPTPAPAGVFDLSTLTADQRLELTGLIDELERRRKTRLIESMFPDTGPLRRELYPRHLEFFLSGAINDERIFMAGNRVGKTVAAGTELAYHLTGRYPHWWRGRRFTRAIRALASGDTHDTTRDIIQDKMLGGTTDETLYGTGLIPGDCIVGWTKRMGVPGAVEKITVKHLSGENSELWLRSYVQGRKIFQGFELDVFWPDEECPEDVYEEGQVRLLTTGGISMLTFTPLNGLTTLVQALTSNDPDKPAISRDVIRCGWDDVPHLSEAAKAKLLSKLMPHQRDARTKGIPALGSGAIYPVPETDIVIPDMALPEYWPRAYGFDVGWNRTAAIWGALNRESDVLYLYSEHYRAHAEPSVHVAGIKARGEWIHGAIDPASRGRQQKDGEQLFQSYTDLGLNIAMADNGVESGLYDVWERMSTGRLKVFQSCRNWIDEYRIYRRDDKGRIVKERDHLMDATRYLVKTGVQLARVKPKTREGVRQGSWRTA from the coding sequence ATGCTTGAGCTGCCCGCCCCGACCAGGCCGACGCCCGCGCCCGCTGGCGTCTTCGACCTTTCCACGCTGACGGCTGACCAGCGCCTGGAGCTCACCGGCCTGATCGACGAGCTCGAGCGGCGCCGCAAGACGCGGCTGATCGAATCGATGTTCCCGGACACGGGCCCGCTTCGGCGTGAGCTCTACCCGCGGCACCTCGAGTTCTTCCTGTCCGGCGCGATCAACGACGAGCGCATCTTCATGGCCGGCAACCGGGTCGGGAAGACCGTCGCGGCCGGAACGGAGCTCGCCTACCACCTGACGGGCCGCTACCCGCACTGGTGGCGCGGCCGGCGCTTCACGCGGGCCATCCGCGCCCTGGCGAGCGGCGACACGCACGACACCACCCGGGACATCATTCAGGACAAGATGCTCGGCGGCACGACCGACGAGACGCTCTACGGCACCGGCCTGATCCCTGGGGACTGCATCGTCGGCTGGACCAAGCGCATGGGCGTGCCTGGCGCGGTGGAGAAGATCACCGTCAAGCACCTCAGCGGCGAGAACTCCGAGCTCTGGCTGCGCAGCTACGTGCAGGGCCGCAAGATCTTCCAGGGCTTCGAGCTGGACGTGTTCTGGCCCGACGAAGAGTGCCCCGAGGACGTGTACGAAGAGGGCCAAGTCCGCCTGTTGACCACGGGCGGCATTTCGATGCTGACCTTCACGCCGCTGAACGGGCTCACGACCCTCGTTCAGGCGCTGACCAGCAACGACCCCGACAAGCCGGCCATCAGCCGCGACGTGATCCGGTGCGGGTGGGACGACGTTCCCCACCTGTCCGAGGCGGCAAAGGCCAAGCTGCTCTCGAAGCTCATGCCCCACCAGCGGGACGCGCGCACGAAGGGCATCCCCGCGCTGGGCTCCGGCGCGATCTACCCGGTGCCCGAGACGGACATCGTGATTCCGGACATGGCGCTGCCGGAGTACTGGCCTCGAGCCTATGGCTTCGACGTGGGCTGGAACCGCACCGCGGCCATTTGGGGCGCCCTGAACCGCGAATCGGACGTGCTCTACCTCTACAGCGAGCACTACCGCGCCCACGCCGAGCCCAGCGTGCACGTGGCCGGCATCAAGGCGCGCGGCGAGTGGATTCACGGCGCCATCGACCCCGCCAGCCGCGGCCGGCAGCAGAAGGACGGCGAGCAGCTCTTCCAGTCGTACACCGACCTGGGCCTAAACATCGCCATGGCCGACAACGGCGTGGAGTCGGGCCTCTACGACGTGTGGGAGCGCATGTCGACCGGGCGCCTCAAGGTGTTCCAGAGCTGCCGCAACTGGATCGACGAGTACCGGATCTACCGCCGCGATGACAAGGGCCGGATCGTCAAAGAGCGCGACCACTTGATGGACGCAACCCGCTACCTCGTGAAGACCGGTGTGCAGCTCGCACGGGTCAAGCCCAAGACGCGCGAAGGCGTGCGCCAGGGCTCATGGAGGACCGCGTGA
- a CDS encoding helix-turn-helix domain-containing protein — protein sequence MVNHPNRKKVFGLALDQRPSPEQIRALRDGLRMTQEQAAAFVHVSTRTWQAWETGQNPMSLATWEHWHLKVKSLKPVKAPPLQPPAEGS from the coding sequence ATGGTCAACCACCCAAACCGCAAGAAGGTGTTCGGGCTGGCGCTCGACCAGCGCCCATCCCCCGAGCAGATCCGCGCCCTGCGCGATGGACTGCGCATGACGCAGGAGCAGGCCGCGGCCTTCGTCCACGTGAGCACTCGCACGTGGCAGGCGTGGGAGACGGGCCAGAATCCCATGTCCCTCGCCACGTGGGAGCACTGGCACTTGAAGGTGAAGAGCCTCAAGCCCGTGAAGGCACCCCCCTTGCAGCCGCCCGCGGAGGGCTCGTAG
- a CDS encoding phage protein NinX family protein has product MKTTELTGLYLSYWVAKAEGREPERFDREGRGWIRCKDDFMPFDAEQWHVAGPIIGRLGIEFEDNGRTAVIDYDRDGVWVGRGDSHTIAAMRAYLLMRFGPDVPDLPPSPSEVRSGGT; this is encoded by the coding sequence ATGAAGACCACCGAACTGACCGGGCTGTATCTCTCCTACTGGGTTGCCAAGGCCGAGGGAAGGGAGCCGGAGCGCTTCGACCGCGAGGGCCGCGGCTGGATCCGCTGCAAGGACGACTTCATGCCCTTCGACGCGGAGCAGTGGCACGTGGCCGGGCCGATCATCGGACGCCTGGGCATCGAATTCGAGGACAACGGACGGACGGCTGTGATCGACTACGACCGCGATGGGGTGTGGGTGGGCCGGGGCGACAGCCACACGATCGCCGCGATGCGCGCCTACCTGCTGATGAGGTTCGGCCCCGATGTGCCGGACCTGCCGCCGAGCCCTTCCGAAGTGCGTAGCGGAGGCACATAA
- a CDS encoding Ref family recombination enhancement nuclease: MRRTPMKRTAWLRAQPEREARPERIKPAAQPLARPVRYAQPANDPVLAQPKDEKAKPGKGAPNAEERAWMDAIVAYGCIACRIDNLGITPPAVHHILRGGRRIGHLFTLPLCDPGHHQGGQEKGAISRHPYKARFEAKYGTELELLERLRAALNWNAR; encoded by the coding sequence ATGCGCCGCACGCCCATGAAGCGCACGGCCTGGCTGCGCGCGCAACCCGAGCGCGAGGCGCGGCCGGAGCGCATCAAGCCCGCGGCCCAGCCGCTCGCGCGCCCGGTGCGCTACGCCCAGCCGGCCAACGACCCGGTGCTTGCCCAGCCCAAGGACGAGAAGGCGAAGCCTGGGAAGGGAGCCCCGAATGCGGAGGAACGCGCATGGATGGACGCGATCGTGGCCTACGGCTGCATCGCCTGTCGCATCGACAACCTGGGCATCACGCCGCCCGCGGTGCACCACATCCTGCGCGGTGGCCGTCGGATAGGGCACCTGTTCACGCTCCCGCTGTGCGACCCCGGACACCACCAGGGCGGGCAGGAGAAGGGGGCCATCAGCAGGCACCCGTACAAGGCCCGGTTTGAGGCAAAGTACGGGACCGAGCTCGAGCTGCTGGAGCGGCTACGGGCCGCTTTGAATTGGAATGCGCGATGA
- a CDS encoding recombination protein NinB, whose amino-acid sequence MRTFTITDPGQYKAVVRALLPSVIDETQDGGKVELSIKRRRDTKTRLQEEKYHAMIGDIARQVSIYDGRMLPAGSWKRLLVNAFKHDTKDDADLLEDWHKFGDNLELIPALNNPGFVAVGEQTRRFSLKLGSAFIEWLYAFGAEKDVRWSTPKAWGDRPQH is encoded by the coding sequence GTGAGAACCTTCACCATCACCGACCCCGGCCAGTACAAGGCCGTGGTGCGCGCGCTGCTGCCATCGGTGATCGACGAGACACAAGACGGCGGCAAGGTGGAGCTGTCCATCAAGCGCCGCCGCGACACGAAGACCCGTCTGCAGGAAGAGAAGTACCACGCCATGATCGGGGACATCGCCCGCCAGGTGTCGATCTACGACGGCCGCATGCTGCCCGCGGGCTCGTGGAAGCGCCTGCTGGTGAACGCCTTCAAGCACGACACCAAGGACGACGCGGACCTGCTCGAAGACTGGCACAAGTTCGGGGACAACCTCGAGCTGATCCCCGCGCTGAACAACCCGGGCTTCGTGGCCGTCGGCGAGCAGACCCGCCGCTTCTCGCTCAAGCTCGGCAGCGCCTTCATCGAGTGGCTGTATGCCTTCGGCGCCGAGAAGGACGTGCGCTGGTCGACGCCGAAGGCCTGGGGCGATCGGCCGCAGCACTGA
- a CDS encoding YdaU family protein produces the protein MSKPVPYPSDTRAKGWRFELDHEKIEQSDTWALAPAELRPWLLMLWMTAWRQEPCGSLPADDELIAAKIGMPLKAFAKVRAKLMRGWWPADDGRLYHDTLTLRVTEMMTRRRSEADRKARARAKQTEGLRDSLGDVPDLSRGTSAGLHPESDTGTGTGTGTYTQVDTTTQDPGAGSGGGGSAEPTKAGAICRAIKAKGVASGINPSNPELLALIDKGVPVETFEAAAEICAEAKPPKGFAYLLGIVKRQLGEAAVIASGAGMPVKPWDDSRSSIEAKGIELGLGMWNANDLSASRETFQAYTARVRRAVEALAGEPA, from the coding sequence ATGAGTAAACCCGTGCCCTATCCGTCAGACACGCGGGCAAAGGGCTGGCGCTTCGAGCTGGACCACGAAAAGATTGAGCAGTCCGACACCTGGGCGCTGGCGCCCGCCGAGCTGCGGCCGTGGCTGCTGATGCTCTGGATGACCGCGTGGCGCCAGGAGCCGTGCGGCTCGCTGCCCGCCGACGACGAGCTCATCGCCGCCAAGATCGGTATGCCGCTGAAAGCCTTCGCCAAGGTACGCGCGAAGCTCATGCGCGGCTGGTGGCCGGCCGACGACGGCCGGCTCTACCACGACACGCTGACCCTGCGCGTCACGGAAATGATGACGCGACGACGCAGTGAAGCCGACCGGAAGGCGCGCGCCCGTGCGAAGCAGACCGAAGGACTCCGCGATAGTCTCGGCGATGTCCCTGATTTGTCCCGCGGGACAAGTGCGGGACTCCACCCCGAATCCGACACCGGAACCGGTACCGGTACCGGTACCTATACCCAAGTAGACACCACCACCCAAGATCCCGGCGCCGGATCTGGTGGGGGTGGATCGGCAGAGCCGACGAAAGCGGGAGCCATCTGCCGCGCCATCAAGGCGAAGGGCGTGGCATCGGGCATCAACCCGTCCAACCCCGAACTGCTGGCGCTGATCGACAAGGGCGTTCCGGTCGAAACCTTCGAGGCCGCGGCCGAAATCTGCGCCGAAGCGAAGCCGCCGAAGGGCTTCGCCTACCTGTTGGGCATCGTGAAGCGCCAGCTCGGCGAGGCGGCCGTGATCGCCTCGGGTGCCGGCATGCCCGTGAAGCCCTGGGACGACAGCCGATCGAGCATCGAGGCCAAGGGCATCGAGCTCGGCCTGGGCATGTGGAACGCGAATGACCTGAGCGCGAGTCGCGAGACGTTTCAGGCCTACACGGCGCGCGTGCGCCGCGCCGTCGAAGCCCTCGCGGGAGAGCCAGCATGA